From Psychrobacillus sp. FSL K6-2836, a single genomic window includes:
- a CDS encoding CamS family sex pheromone protein encodes MTKKQIGMLTLALLLTVSGCAPSLGDETKVIQNTEEEETKTVIIPSLQLDETYYRTLLPYEESASRGLVLSNLSTKYDMKEVENGLLRLSQNEFSPDKYLFQEGQYLDTSTLKDWLARSNQEEGGLNPSDEGLVGEEKAKKAPVYITHIVEQNYLEKKDNAVSLSGISIGLALNSTYYYTKEDYGATYEEKLTQAQIEENGKRIAEEVVTRLRKMDGLADIPIVVGLFKQNSRNAVVPGTYFTYSTAPAGKNVSDWKAIDEEYVLFPTADSQEKYRDLDTIFRNFKQDVEMYFSNYTSIIGTGYFKDKQLQKWTITIPIQFYGTAEVIGFTQHLAVLVKDHFNPSMNIEVQVNSLDGAEALLVKKPGDEEAIVHIYSQ; translated from the coding sequence ATGACCAAAAAACAAATAGGCATGTTGACACTGGCTTTATTACTTACGGTCTCTGGTTGTGCTCCTTCTTTGGGTGACGAAACAAAGGTTATACAAAATACGGAAGAAGAAGAGACCAAAACAGTAATAATTCCGAGTTTACAGCTAGACGAAACATATTACCGAACATTATTACCTTATGAGGAAAGCGCAAGTAGAGGATTAGTCTTATCTAATTTATCTACTAAATACGATATGAAGGAAGTAGAAAACGGCCTTCTTCGTCTATCTCAAAATGAGTTTTCGCCGGATAAGTATTTGTTCCAGGAAGGGCAGTACTTAGATACGAGCACCCTAAAGGATTGGCTAGCTAGAAGCAATCAAGAAGAAGGCGGGTTAAATCCAAGTGATGAGGGCTTAGTTGGAGAAGAAAAGGCCAAAAAAGCACCAGTCTATATAACTCATATCGTGGAACAAAATTATTTAGAAAAGAAAGATAATGCAGTAAGTCTATCCGGAATTTCTATAGGTTTGGCATTAAACTCGACGTATTACTATACGAAGGAAGACTATGGTGCAACTTATGAAGAGAAACTGACACAGGCTCAAATTGAAGAGAATGGTAAAAGGATTGCGGAAGAAGTAGTTACACGTTTACGCAAAATGGATGGTCTTGCGGATATTCCAATTGTAGTAGGCTTGTTCAAGCAAAATAGCAGGAATGCAGTTGTTCCAGGAACATATTTTACGTATAGTACAGCACCAGCAGGGAAAAATGTGTCTGATTGGAAGGCTATTGACGAAGAATATGTTCTATTCCCTACAGCGGACTCTCAAGAAAAGTATCGCGATTTAGATACAATTTTCCGTAACTTCAAACAGGATGTAGAAATGTACTTTTCCAATTACACGAGTATTATTGGGACAGGCTATTTTAAAGACAAACAGCTTCAAAAGTGGACGATCACTATTCCTATTCAGTTTTACGGAACTGCAGAGGTAATTGGATTTACACAGCATCTAGCTGTCTTGGTAAAGGATCATTTTAATCCTTCGATGAATATCGAAGTACAAGTGAATTCCTTAGATGGTGCTGAAGCATTGCTTGTGAAAAAACCTGGTGATGAAGAGGCAATTGTGCATATATACTCACAATAA
- a CDS encoding Type 1 glutamine amidotransferase-like domain-containing protein yields MDLCFIGGGHVLKGELDEVFEELSKRIKPNANIVVVPFATDVSKYDSWMLSLEQVFANISNAKLELLHEDLSKSEMVSMINDSDVLYLIGGRPEKLLQLIKEKELVSSIRNYPGLLIGYSAGALAFCEDCILTKDDDYPESLVIKGLGLVDFSVEVHYNVESDDELMSLSTERTIYALPDGSAVFYKDGNIHKKVNAVIAFQEKKKSII; encoded by the coding sequence GTGGATCTATGTTTTATTGGTGGAGGACATGTTTTAAAAGGTGAGTTGGATGAAGTATTCGAAGAATTGTCGAAGAGGATTAAACCAAATGCAAATATTGTAGTAGTTCCTTTTGCTACGGATGTTTCAAAATATGATAGCTGGATGCTAAGTCTTGAACAGGTTTTCGCTAACATTTCAAATGCGAAACTAGAATTATTGCATGAGGATCTTTCAAAAAGTGAAATGGTATCTATGATTAATGATAGTGATGTACTTTATTTAATAGGTGGGAGACCGGAAAAGTTACTTCAGTTAATCAAAGAAAAAGAACTAGTTTCGAGCATTAGAAATTATCCGGGGCTATTAATTGGCTATAGTGCAGGGGCACTGGCATTTTGCGAGGATTGTATTTTAACGAAAGACGATGACTACCCAGAGTCCTTAGTGATAAAAGGTTTAGGTCTAGTAGACTTTAGCGTGGAAGTACATTATAACGTGGAATCAGACGATGAGTTAATGTCACTTTCCACTGAACGTACTATTTATGCTCTCCCAGATGGAAGTGCCGTTTTTTATAAGGATGGTAATATACATAAAAAAGTAAATGCCGTAATTGCATTTCAAGAGAAGAAAAAATCAATAATATAA
- the gatC gene encoding Asp-tRNA(Asn)/Glu-tRNA(Gln) amidotransferase subunit GatC, with the protein MAELTKEEVKHVAHLARLAITEEEAEKFALQLGAITEFADQLKELDTTNVEPTTHVLPLVNVLRDDVATKGLDREKMMLNVKEQEAGQVKVPSIMD; encoded by the coding sequence ATGGCGGAATTAACAAAAGAAGAAGTAAAGCACGTTGCGCATCTTGCAAGACTTGCAATTACGGAAGAAGAAGCAGAAAAGTTTGCACTTCAACTAGGAGCAATCACAGAATTTGCTGATCAATTAAAAGAATTGGATACAACAAATGTAGAACCTACTACACATGTCCTACCATTGGTAAATGTGCTTAGAGATGACGTCGCTACTAAAGGGCTAGATCGTGAAAAAATGATGTTGAATGTGAAAGAACAAGAAGCTGGTCAAGTAAAAGTACCATCAATTATGGACTAA
- the gatB gene encoding Asp-tRNA(Asn)/Glu-tRNA(Gln) amidotransferase subunit GatB, whose product MNFETVIGLEVHVELKTNSKIFSSAPNHFGAEPNTNTTVIDLGYPGVLPVLNKNVVDFAMRAALALNMEIEQNTKFDRKNYFYPDNPKAYQISQFDKPIGKNGWVEIEVNGEKKRIGITRLHMEEDAGKLSHADGYSLVDFNRQGTPLVEIVSEPDIRTPEEAYAYLEKVKSIIQYTDVSDCKMEEGSLRCDANISIRPYGQEEFGTKTELKNLNSFNFVRRGLEHEEVRQAEVLSAGGIIEQETRRYDEKTGKTILMRVKEGTDDYRYFPEPDLVDLVIDDAWLERVRAEIPELPDARKQRYIEKLGLSPYDAHVLTLSKDMANFFEATIADGADVKLAANWMMGEVSAYLNADQKELKDIGLTPANLSGMIKLITDGTISSKIAKKVFKELADNGGDAAEVVKAKGLVQISDEGALREIVTATLDANPQSIEDFKNGKDRAIGFLVGQIMKATKGQANPPLVNKILNEEIVKR is encoded by the coding sequence ATGAACTTTGAAACAGTTATTGGATTAGAAGTACACGTAGAGTTAAAAACTAATTCTAAAATCTTCTCATCAGCACCTAATCATTTCGGAGCTGAGCCAAACACAAATACAACAGTAATAGACCTAGGATACCCTGGCGTACTACCTGTGTTAAATAAAAACGTAGTAGATTTCGCAATGCGTGCAGCACTTGCATTAAATATGGAAATCGAACAAAATACAAAATTTGATCGTAAAAACTATTTCTACCCAGATAATCCAAAAGCATATCAAATTTCACAATTTGATAAACCAATCGGTAAAAATGGTTGGGTTGAAATTGAAGTAAATGGTGAGAAAAAACGTATCGGTATTACTCGTCTTCATATGGAAGAAGATGCTGGGAAACTTTCCCATGCTGATGGTTATTCTTTAGTAGACTTTAACCGCCAAGGAACACCACTAGTAGAAATCGTTTCAGAACCAGATATCCGTACACCTGAGGAAGCTTACGCTTACTTAGAAAAAGTAAAATCTATTATCCAATATACAGACGTTTCAGACTGTAAAATGGAAGAAGGATCTTTACGCTGTGATGCGAATATTTCTATTCGTCCTTATGGTCAAGAAGAGTTTGGTACTAAAACAGAGTTGAAAAACTTAAACTCGTTCAACTTCGTTCGTAGAGGTCTAGAGCACGAAGAGGTTCGCCAAGCCGAAGTATTATCTGCTGGAGGAATCATTGAACAAGAAACTCGTCGCTATGATGAAAAAACTGGTAAAACGATTCTTATGCGTGTTAAAGAAGGTACGGATGATTATCGTTATTTCCCAGAGCCAGATTTAGTAGATCTAGTAATTGATGATGCATGGTTAGAACGTGTGCGTGCTGAAATTCCTGAGCTACCAGATGCTCGTAAACAACGCTATATCGAAAAGCTAGGATTATCACCATACGATGCGCATGTATTAACATTGTCTAAGGATATGGCTAACTTCTTTGAAGCAACTATTGCCGATGGTGCAGACGTAAAACTAGCTGCTAACTGGATGATGGGTGAGGTTTCTGCCTATCTAAACGCAGACCAAAAAGAATTGAAGGACATAGGTCTAACTCCTGCTAATCTTTCTGGAATGATTAAACTAATTACAGATGGTACTATTTCATCAAAAATCGCGAAAAAAGTATTCAAAGAACTTGCTGACAACGGCGGAGATGCTGCAGAAGTCGTGAAAGCTAAAGGCTTAGTACAAATTTCTGACGAAGGCGCTCTACGCGAAATCGTTACAGCAACACTTGATGCTAACCCACAATCTATCGAAGACTTCAAAAACGGGAAAGACCGCGCAATCGGCTTCCTAGTTGGACAAATCATGAAAGCAACAAAAGGCCAAGCAAATCCACCTCTTGTTAACAAAATCTTGAACGAAGAAATCGTTAAACGTTAA
- the ligA gene encoding NAD-dependent DNA ligase LigA, translated as MDQLEQRVQELHKLLNDYGHAYYVLDDPIVPDAVYDQYLHELIALEEQNPDLILPDSPTQRVGSIVSEGFKKVTHANPMLSLSNAFNEADLRDFDKRIQGIIDEAPTYVCELKIDGLAISLLYEDGLLVRGATRGDGTTGEDITSNIKTIRSIPMRLKEKVTVEARGEAYMPKSSFAKLNEERAAQTEVLFANPRNAAAGSLRQLDPKITASRNLSMFVYGMGGDGEDQNIDTHLDALGFMKKQGLPTNKETKKCTSIEEVLSFIEEWTEKRHDIPYEIDGIVIKVNDYAQQEELGFTAKSPRFAIAYKFPAEEVVTKIIDIDLTVGRTGVVTPTAILEPAQVAGSTVQRATLHNEDLIREKDIRIGDRVIIRKAGDIIPEVVAVITAERTGAEVPYEMPTNCPVCESELIRIEEEVALRCVNPQCPAQIQEGIYHFASRNAMNIDGLGEKVVEQLFREQLIKDISDLYTLTVDDLVKLERMGLKSATNLVEAIEASKANSMERVLFGLGIRHIGEKAAKILSENFHSFEALMKATREELIAIFEIGDKMADSLVTYFEQDEVQLLIGRLKDAGLTLQYTGRIIDAAVMENSPFAGKTVVLTGKLIQLTRTEAKEKIESLGGKVAGSVSKKTDLVIAGEEAGSKLEKATSLGIEVWDEQKLLDSTTE; from the coding sequence ATGGATCAGTTAGAACAACGAGTTCAAGAACTACACAAGCTTTTAAACGATTATGGACATGCCTATTATGTATTAGATGATCCTATTGTTCCGGATGCCGTTTACGATCAATATTTGCATGAGCTAATAGCTTTGGAGGAACAAAACCCAGATCTAATATTACCGGATTCCCCTACTCAGCGAGTTGGTTCCATCGTAAGTGAAGGCTTTAAAAAAGTAACCCATGCAAATCCAATGCTTAGTCTATCGAATGCTTTTAACGAAGCGGATTTGCGTGATTTTGATAAACGTATTCAAGGTATTATCGATGAAGCACCAACGTATGTATGTGAATTGAAAATTGATGGACTTGCAATTTCCCTATTATATGAGGATGGTCTTTTAGTAAGAGGGGCTACCCGTGGGGATGGTACGACAGGTGAGGATATTACAAGTAATATTAAAACCATTCGTTCCATTCCAATGCGCTTAAAGGAAAAGGTAACCGTGGAGGCAAGAGGAGAGGCATATATGCCAAAGTCTTCCTTTGCAAAGTTGAATGAAGAGCGCGCAGCACAGACTGAGGTATTATTTGCAAATCCTCGTAATGCAGCAGCAGGCTCCTTACGTCAGCTCGACCCTAAAATAACTGCTAGCCGTAATTTATCAATGTTCGTCTATGGCATGGGTGGCGACGGTGAGGACCAGAATATAGACACTCATTTAGATGCACTAGGATTTATGAAGAAACAGGGATTACCGACTAATAAGGAAACAAAAAAATGTACATCCATCGAAGAAGTACTTAGCTTTATAGAAGAGTGGACGGAAAAAAGACATGACATTCCATATGAAATTGATGGCATTGTTATAAAAGTAAATGACTATGCACAGCAAGAAGAACTAGGATTTACCGCAAAGAGTCCACGATTTGCAATAGCGTATAAATTTCCTGCAGAGGAAGTAGTCACGAAAATAATCGATATCGACTTAACAGTTGGTCGCACGGGTGTTGTCACTCCAACTGCTATTTTAGAGCCGGCACAAGTAGCCGGATCTACTGTCCAACGTGCTACACTTCATAACGAAGATTTAATCCGTGAAAAGGATATTCGCATCGGTGATCGTGTTATTATTCGAAAAGCAGGAGATATTATTCCAGAAGTAGTAGCAGTTATAACTGCAGAGAGAACAGGTGCGGAAGTACCGTACGAAATGCCTACCAATTGTCCGGTTTGTGAAAGCGAATTAATTAGAATTGAAGAAGAAGTCGCACTTCGTTGTGTAAATCCACAATGTCCTGCCCAAATTCAAGAAGGTATTTACCACTTTGCTTCTCGCAATGCGATGAATATTGATGGACTTGGTGAAAAAGTGGTGGAACAGTTATTTAGAGAACAACTCATCAAAGATATTTCGGATTTATATACATTAACAGTGGATGATTTAGTAAAGCTGGAGCGTATGGGTCTAAAATCTGCAACTAATTTAGTGGAAGCAATTGAAGCTTCAAAAGCAAATTCAATGGAACGAGTATTATTTGGACTTGGTATCCGTCATATTGGAGAAAAAGCTGCAAAAATACTTTCGGAGAATTTTCATAGCTTTGAAGCGTTAATGAAAGCAACAAGAGAAGAGCTTATAGCTATTTTTGAAATAGGTGACAAAATGGCCGATTCATTAGTGACCTATTTTGAGCAGGACGAGGTCCAGTTATTGATAGGTCGATTAAAAGATGCAGGATTGACGCTACAGTATACTGGTAGAATTATTGATGCAGCTGTAATGGAAAACAGCCCATTTGCGGGTAAAACAGTTGTATTAACAGGGAAGCTTATTCAACTAACTCGGACAGAAGCAAAAGAAAAAATTGAGTCATTAGGTGGAAAAGTTGCCGGAAGTGTCAGTAAAAAAACGGATTTAGTTATTGCTGGAGAAGAAGCAGGATCTAAACTAGAAAAAGCAACAAGCCTCGGTATCGAGGTTTGGGATGAACAAAAATTATTAGACTCCACAACGGAGTAA
- a CDS encoding sigma-70 family RNA polymerase sigma factor, which produces MEKHEKDHLLIKAMDEYGHYLTRLAYAFVKDEVRAEDIVQEVFIRYYVNLENFEGRSSVKTYLYRITVNECHNYFKSWAYRKLELSNLVNNLLTNKQTTEEEILQKEQAEYVALKINELPIKYKEVLWLHYFAELSVLEIGEVLKCSPNTVKTRLVRGRNAARLTLKEEIEHARRH; this is translated from the coding sequence TTGGAAAAGCATGAAAAGGACCATTTGTTAATAAAAGCAATGGATGAATACGGTCATTATCTCACGAGACTAGCCTACGCTTTTGTAAAGGATGAGGTAAGAGCAGAGGACATCGTCCAAGAAGTATTTATACGTTATTACGTAAATTTGGAAAACTTTGAAGGCCGTTCAAGTGTTAAAACGTACTTATACCGTATCACTGTCAATGAGTGTCATAACTATTTTAAAAGCTGGGCTTATAGAAAACTGGAACTCTCCAATCTAGTGAATAATTTACTAACTAATAAACAAACGACTGAAGAAGAGATACTGCAAAAGGAACAAGCTGAATATGTTGCACTAAAAATAAATGAATTACCTATTAAATATAAAGAGGTATTATGGCTTCATTATTTTGCAGAGCTATCAGTTCTTGAAATAGGAGAGGTTTTAAAGTGTTCACCAAACACTGTGAAAACAAGATTAGTGAGAGGTAGAAATGCGGCACGTCTAACATTAAAGGAGGAGATTGAACATGCGAGAAGACATTAA
- the gatA gene encoding Asp-tRNA(Asn)/Glu-tRNA(Gln) amidotransferase subunit GatA translates to MTLFNRSAKELQALVHSKEVSLVDLTNEAFERVEKLDGEVEAFLALNKEKALETATQLEKIPFEERGPLFGLPIGVKDNIVTEGLETTCASKILQGFNPIYDATVVKKLREAGMITIGKLNMDEFAMGSSNENSAYKTTKNPWSLDRVPGGSSGASAAAVAAGEVPFSLGSDTGGSIRQPASYCGVVGMKPTYGRVSRFGLVAFASSLDQIGPITRNVEDNALLLEAISGVDANDSTSADVEVPNFAAALTGDIKGLRIAVPKEYLGEGVSEAVRGSIMDALKVLEAQGATWEEVSLPHSKYALATYYILSSSEASSNLSRFDGIRYGYRAENVENLLDLYKETRAQGFGDEVKRRIMLGTYSLSAGTYDAYYKKAQQVRTLIKQDFDKVLEDYDVIVGPTAPTPAFKIGENVEDPLTMYANDILTIPINLAGVPAISIPCGFEDGLPLGLQIIGNYFDESTIYRVAHAYEQATDFHKQTPQIWEGK, encoded by the coding sequence ATGACGTTATTTAATCGCTCAGCGAAAGAACTACAAGCGCTTGTACATAGTAAAGAAGTTTCTTTAGTAGATTTAACAAACGAAGCTTTTGAACGTGTAGAAAAACTTGATGGCGAGGTAGAAGCCTTCTTAGCTTTAAATAAAGAAAAAGCATTAGAAACAGCTACACAATTAGAAAAAATTCCTTTTGAAGAACGTGGGCCATTATTTGGTTTACCAATCGGAGTAAAGGATAATATCGTAACAGAAGGATTAGAAACTACTTGTGCAAGTAAAATTTTACAAGGGTTCAATCCTATTTATGATGCAACGGTTGTGAAAAAGTTACGCGAGGCTGGTATGATTACAATCGGTAAATTGAATATGGATGAATTTGCAATGGGGTCTTCCAATGAAAATTCAGCATATAAAACAACTAAAAACCCATGGTCATTAGACCGTGTACCTGGTGGTTCTTCAGGTGCATCAGCAGCAGCAGTAGCAGCTGGTGAAGTACCATTCTCATTAGGTTCAGATACAGGTGGATCTATTCGTCAACCAGCATCCTATTGTGGTGTTGTTGGGATGAAACCAACATATGGACGTGTTTCACGTTTCGGACTTGTAGCGTTTGCATCTTCTTTAGATCAAATTGGTCCAATCACTCGTAACGTGGAAGACAATGCTCTACTTTTAGAAGCAATTTCTGGAGTTGATGCTAATGACTCTACTTCTGCAGACGTTGAAGTTCCTAACTTTGCTGCTGCTTTAACTGGAGACATTAAAGGTCTTCGTATTGCCGTGCCTAAAGAATATTTAGGAGAGGGTGTAAGTGAAGCAGTTCGTGGGTCTATAATGGATGCGTTGAAAGTACTAGAAGCACAAGGAGCAACTTGGGAAGAGGTTTCATTGCCACATTCTAAATATGCTTTAGCTACATACTATATTCTTTCATCTTCAGAGGCTTCTTCAAATCTTTCTCGTTTTGATGGAATTCGTTATGGTTACCGCGCTGAGAACGTTGAAAACTTATTGGATCTTTATAAAGAAACTCGTGCACAAGGATTTGGTGACGAAGTTAAACGTCGTATTATGCTTGGGACTTATTCGTTAAGCGCAGGAACGTACGATGCTTACTATAAAAAAGCACAGCAAGTTCGTACACTTATCAAACAAGATTTCGATAAAGTATTAGAGGACTATGATGTAATTGTCGGACCAACTGCACCAACTCCAGCATTCAAAATTGGAGAAAACGTAGAAGATCCTTTAACGATGTATGCAAACGATATTTTAACAATTCCGATTAACCTTGCAGGTGTACCAGCAATTTCTATCCCTTGTGGATTTGAAGATGGGTTACCACTAGGGCTACAAATTATCGGAAATTATTTTGACGAATCAACAATTTATCGCGTAGCGCATGCTTACGAGCAAGCTACTGATTTCCATAAACAAACTCCTCAAATTTGGGAGGGAAAATAA